The region CCCGCTGCCGGTGCTGTGCGTGCCGAGCGCCGCGCATCTGTCGCAGTTGGATCTGGGCGGGGTGCGGGTCGCGCTCTACCCCGCCAACACCGGCCGGAACATCCACCTCCTGCGCATCCCCACCATGCAGCACGTCTTCCTGGCCCCCGGCGGCGACGGCGACGAGGCCACCGCCGTCGATCCGTACAGCAAGGTCTACGACCAGGTGTGGGTCGCGGGCGAGGCGGGGCGCAGGCGCCATGTCCAGGCCGCGGTCGGCGTCGAGGACGCCGACATCGTGGAGATCGGCCGCCCCCAGCTCGACGGACTGCGCGTGGACCGAACCGGCCACCCCGCCGCACCCCTGCCCACCGTGCTGTACGCGCCCACCCGGGACGGCGCGGCGGGCGAGCCGGGCACTGCGGGCGAGCCGGGCGCGGCAGGCGAGTCGATCGTACGAGCCCTGCTGGACAGCGAACGGCCCCTCCGGGTGCTCTACCGGCCGCATCCCCCCACCGGCCACCGCTCCCCCGAGGCCCGCGCCGCCCACCGCCGCATCGTCGCCCTGATCCACGCCGCGAACGAGCGGCGCACCGCGGACGCCCTCGGCGAGGCGCCCGAGGACGCCGAGGCGCAGCGCACCGAGGACGCCCGCCGCCGCGCCGAACTGACCAAGCGCATCGCCGCGCTGGACGCGCGGCTGCGCCGGGCGGACGCCGACGAGGCCATGCTGACGCGGGACCGTGCCGCACCCGATCCGGCCCTGCTCACCGAGGCCGAGGGGCTGCGCCGGCAGTGGCACCAGGCCCACTGGGCGGCCTCACCGCCCTGGCTCCACCAGGTGATCGAGGGGGACCTGCCCACCCTCCACTCCTGCTTCGACCAGGCCGATCTGCTGATCGGCGATCTCTCCGACATGGTCGGCGACTTCCTCGCCACCCTCAAGCCGTACGCGCTCACCGTTCCGACGGGGCTCGGCGAGGAGGAATTCCGGCGGCAGAACGTCGTGGCCCGGGCGGCCTATCTGCTCGGTCCCGGGGCATCAGCCATGCAGGACCTCCTGCGCCCGCTCTTCGACCCGTGCCTCGACGAGCTGCGCACCGCCCGCCACGAGGTGAAGGAGTTTCTGCTCGGCCCCACCACCCCACCCTCCATCCAGCGCTTCACCGACGCCGTCGACGCGCTCGCCGAGAAGGGCGAGACGGTCGTCCGGCTGCGTGACCTCCACACGGCCCCGACCCCCGGCGCCGGACGCTGGTCCGCCATCCGATAACAAGGCATCCCACAGGTCCGTCATCCGACAGCACCCCACATGTACCTCACCGCACGTGTACGTCACCGCACGTGTACCCCACCCCACATGTACGTCGCACCACATGTACGTCACCCGGTAGCAGCACATCCCACACCCGGACCTCACCCCAGGCCCTCACCATGAGCTTCCACCCCAGGCCCCGCCCCCAGGAGCCCCCCGCACACGCCTCCTGAGCCCCCCGCACCCCCTCCGGAGCCAGCATGCCGCGCAATCACCGCCCCGGTCCGCCTCCCCGTGTCAGCGTGATCGTCCCCGCCCGTGACGCCATGCCCGGGATCACCCGGGCCGTCACCTCCGCCATGGAGCAGACCCTCGGGCTCAGCCGACTCGACATCATCGCCGTCGACGACGGATCGGCCGACGGCACCGCGGAGGAGCTGGACCGGCTCGCCGCCAACTGCCCCTCGCTCCATGTCGTCCGCAACCCCCACCCCTGCCGCGGCGGCGCCGGCGGCCCCCGCAACACCGGACTGGCCCGCGCCCGCGGCGACTTCGTCTTCTTCCTGGACGCCGACGCCCGGCTGGCACCCGACGCGCTGCGCCGCATGGTCGCGATGGCCGACCAGAACGGCACCGACGTGGTCCTGGGCAAGATGGTCTCCCCCGACGGACGCGGCGTCCCCAAGGCGGTCTTCCGCCACAACCAACTGCGCACCGACGCCCACAGCTCCCACGCCTACGCCACCCTGGAGCCCTGCAAGCTCTTCCGCCGCTCCCTGATCGAACGGCTCCGGCTGCGCTTCCCCGCCCACCTCCACCACGGCGAGGGCAAGCCCTTCACCGCGGCCGCCTATCTCAACGCCTCCGGGATCTCCGTCGTCGCCGACTACGACTGCTACCACCTGGGCCCGGGCCGTACCGCCGCCGGTCTCGCCGACCGCGTCGACGCCATGCGGCCGCTGTTCGAGACCGCCGCCCGGCACACCCGGCCCGGCACCCCCCGCGACACCGTCATGCTCCACCACATCCGGCGGGAGCTGTGCCCGGCGTTGCGCGCCCTGCCGCGCGAGGACGAGACCGAGGCCCGCGAGCGGTTCCTGCCCGAACTGCGCCGATGGGCGCAGGCCCACTGCTCCGACACGCTCTTCCCCACCCTCACCGCCCCCGAGCGGCTGATGGTCCATCTGCTGCGCACCGGCCGCTTCGAGGATCTGCTGTCCGTCGTGCGCAACACCAAACGCGACGCCCGGTGCGGCCATCTCGTCGAGAAGGGCAGCGTCTACTGGCTCCATCCGTTCTTCCGCGACCCCGACGCCGAGATCCCCGACGCCTGCTTCGACGTCACCGACCGGCTGCCGGTCCGCCACCACCTCGCGGGCGCCGCCTGGCACGGCCGCAGCACCCTGCGGGTGCGCGGCCGGGCGGCCATCGACGGGCTGGAGACCGACCCCGAGGAGGACCGCGCCGAGCTGGTGCTGCGCCGCCGCGAGGCATGTGACGAGGTGCGGATCCCGGCGGTGGCCACGGCGGAGGACGACCCCGCGGAGTTCGCGGCCGATGTGAACATCGCCGCCGCCGACGGCGGCG is a window of Streptomyces violaceusniger Tu 4113 DNA encoding:
- a CDS encoding glycosyltransferase; protein product: MPRNHRPGPPPRVSVIVPARDAMPGITRAVTSAMEQTLGLSRLDIIAVDDGSADGTAEELDRLAANCPSLHVVRNPHPCRGGAGGPRNTGLARARGDFVFFLDADARLAPDALRRMVAMADQNGTDVVLGKMVSPDGRGVPKAVFRHNQLRTDAHSSHAYATLEPCKLFRRSLIERLRLRFPAHLHHGEGKPFTAAAYLNASGISVVADYDCYHLGPGRTAAGLADRVDAMRPLFETAARHTRPGTPRDTVMLHHIRRELCPALRALPREDETEARERFLPELRRWAQAHCSDTLFPTLTAPERLMVHLLRTGRFEDLLSVVRNTKRDARCGHLVEKGSVYWLHPFFRDPDAEIPDACFDVTDRLPVRHHLAGAAWHGRSTLRVRGRAAIDGLETDPEEDRAELVLRRREACDEVRIPAVATAEDDPAEFAADVNIAAADGGAPLRPGVWDVFLDVRAQGISRTVRFGNRHDDTLDIGTARRVVAAGPGLRARVTPYFTSPYRNLSLDIGPAPRGAPCEVTEAVWHPSDKGTLVVAGRLLPPGTPARGRLLRLRAEHADGRVFDHPVRFAAGHPAGAFTARLPVRDLGRGRWTVTLAVIGPGDQAPGHPAPAAPVPPPARLPGARWVRRGRPYYAKPLMGRGEVTLELRVAPVRLLAAVRNRLRR